CTTGCCTTTGTCTATTTCAAAATGGGAAGGTTGAAAGAATCGAAAGCGCTTCTTAAAAAAGCCCTGGCGCTGGAGCCGGAAAATGCGCGCGTCAGGAAGAGGCTCAAAAATCTGAAAAAGGGGCGTTTCCTATAGAAAGAAAACAGCTTTGCAGGGGCCAGGCGCATCCTTTTGGATTATGCGTGCTGAAACCGTTATGATTAACAAAAAAACGCTTTACTTCTCAAGCAGTTCAATGATTTCTTTAAAGCCTCTCTTTTTAGCCATATGAAGGGCCTTTTCACCCTTCCTGTTCGCCACATGGGCATTGGCGCCCGACTGGAGCAATATTTTTACAATCTTTGTCATTCCTTCGGCAGCGGCAAGCATTAAAGCCGTATCACCGGCCTTATTTACATCATTTATGCGGGAACCGCCTTCAATAAGGGCCTTAACCATTTCTTCATTACCATTCTCGGAAGCAAGCATGAGGGGCGTATAACCATCGGAATCAACAATATGGACATTAGCGCCCTTTTTGAGCAGAATGTCCACAACTTTCGACTGCCCTTTCCTTGCAGCCATAACAAGCGGTGTTTCGCCGCTCTGGTTTTGATGGTCAATGTCGGCACCGCTATTGATAAGCGCCTTTACTGTATTACCGTGTCCGCGATGGGCTGAAATGGAAAGGGCCGTATTTCCATGGCTATTGCTATCGTCTGCCTGCAAACCCTTATCAATCAGGATTATAGCAATATCCCTATGTCCCCACATGGCAGCCAATATGAGTAAGGAATCATCGAGGGAACCTCTGATACCCCTGTCCGCCCCCTTATTGAGGAGTACATTTACCGTTTTGGCATGTCCTTTTCTAACAGCATACCAAAGGGCCGTATATTTATTCTCATCACTATTATCAACGCCGGCACCCTTGTCTATTAAAAGAGCGGCCGCCTTCGCTTGTCCTGCCCCGGAGGCGGCTATGAGCGGTGATATACCAACACTGTTTTTACTGTTTATATCACTTCCGTATTTCAACAGTAATTTGACAATTTTTACATGCCCTTGCCGTGACGCCTCAATTAAGGGCGTGTCACCATACCTGTTTTTTGCCTCGGCGTTTGCCTTTTTTTTCAGGAGAAATTTGACAACTTTATAGCGCCCCCCGGAAACGGCTTTCATTAGAACCGTATTGCCGAAATTATCGCTTGCCTCTGTTGACCCGCCCTCTTTCAGTAACTTTTTGACTTTCTTTAACTCACCTTTTAGCGAAGCATCGAGCAGATCAAGGTTCGTTTCTGATGCAGCGGCCAGGGCGGCAATGAGGCATAACAACAAGGCGATCACCCCTCCAATGCCATAATTGATCTTTTTCATATCCCCTCCTTTATGAAATGATATAAAAATGGTTTTCTCCTACTTCCCCATCATCTTCTTAAAGTCTGTTCCAGAGTCTACTCCAAAAGTCTGGTGGCTCTTTTCTACCATGAGATCAACACCCCAGAAGGTTATAAAAACAGCAACCATTGCAAGGATAAGAAGCCATGCAAGCTTTCTACCCTTCCATCCCAGAGTGACTCTCAAATGAATGGCGACACCATAAATAAGCCAGGTCGTCAAAGACCAGATCTCTACGGGATCCCAGTTCCAGTATTTTCCCCACAGTTCCTTTGCCCAAATAGAACCGGCGGCAATCTGAATGGCCATAGGGATAAAGCCATAGATGACAAATTTAAACATCATCTCTTCTATGACGGGAAGCGCGGGGAAGCGTTCATAAAAAGCGCTCTTTATCCCCTTTTTTTCCTTGCTCTCCTTAAGAAGATAAACGATACCGAGACCACAGGCAATAGCAAAGGCGCCAAATGCAAGCTGGGCGAAAAGAACGTGGATGACAAGCCAGCTGCTTTTTAATGAGACAGCAAGGGGGAGCTGTACAGGATTGCGCATGAGGCCATAACCGAGAAAAACGAGGACAACGGGCACACTGACAAGAGCAAGACCTTTAATTGGACCTTTTCTTTTGAAATAAAGGAAAACCGTAAAGGCCATAATGAACCAGCTCTGGACAAGAACATTTTCAAAATCACCGCTGCCGGGGAAATAGCCTGTCCTCAGCCATCTTAAGACAAATTCCCCCGTATGAGCTATAAAAGCAGGAATGATAAACCATCCCGCCCAGGCAAGCAGCTTCTCCTTCTTAAAAACAAAAGCCGTGAGCAGCAAAATTGTAGCGCCTGTATAACAGTATACACTGCCCCAGATAAGTATTGTTTCTAAGGTATCCATAATTTCCTTTCTTTACTAAACCCTTCGACAGGCTCAGGGAGACCTTTTTTTCAAAGATAATGGAGTAATCCGGTCATGCTGAGCCCTTCGACAAGCTCACGACAGGCCTTATCGAAGCATTTGTCTAATTTGAGCAACAACCCGTTAAGATTTTAGCAATGCAACAAGCTCCTCTTCTATTTTATCCAGCTCTTCTTCAAAAGAATAGGAGTGAAGGTCACTTTTACCAAGTATACGCAGGGAATCACCCTCAAAAGCCAGCTTTATCTCCTTGCGATAGAAAATAAGCCTCATAATCAGTCCCGTTATGGCAAGGATAAAACCTGCAATCAGCGGGAGCGGGCCCCGCTCCCTGATTATCATAAATTCACCCCAGAGTCTTAAATCGGCAAAAACAAGCCTGTATTTGTCAAAGCTGATGGACTGGCCCGGCTGGATCGTCTTTTCAGCCAGCCTGACAATATCTTTTCTCACAATAATATGAAAGGCCGGGTTATTGATTTCATGGGACTTGCTCGTCTCCATCCCCTCTTCAACGACATAATCAGGAAAAAACCAGACTTCATAAACCAGCGTCGGCGTTTTTTCGAGAAAGAACCTGTCCTCCCGTCCTTCAAGAACATTGAGACTCACCCAGGCACCGTCCAGTTCCGTCTCTTTTTCCTTATCGTAAAGAATAAAAAGCGGTGACACACCGGCATTATTGGAAAGAATAGTAAAAACCCCTTTCTTGAGGGGCCTGTTGATACCGATAATAGCTTTTTCATTCCCATTAGCGGGAGACAGGTTAAGGGTCATATCAAGGTCAGCCCGTCTGTTTCCCTCGTAAGACATACTTACCTTTTCCAGTAAGAAATTTAATCCGGAAAAATCCGGCTCAAGGGAAGGTTTTCGTACTATTTTCTTAAACTGTCTTAAATTTCCGGTAAAAGCCTCCCCTTCCGTAAGCACAACATAGCCGGAAAAGCGGCTGTAAAAGAATAGAAGCGCTCCGGCGAGGATAAGAAGGAAACTGAGATGAAAAAGCAGGAACCCGAAAACGGCAAAACGGTTTTTTACGGCAATCATCCTTCTCTCATCATCGGAAAAAAGCGTAAACCAACCTTTCTTTTTAAAATATTCATCAAAGGGCCCACCCCGCTGTAAACCTTTTTTATTCTTGATAGCAAGGTGCCGTCCCCCTGCCGAGCGCCCTGGATCTTCAGTGTTAAAATGAGGAAAGGCATCTTTACCAATATAGGCCCTTTTAATAAGAATGGGGATCCTGTCAATAGTTACTGCCAGGAGATTGATAAAAAAGAGGGCAAGGGCAAAGAGCGTTAACGGGGAAAGGTAAATATCGGTAAAACCGATGTAATCGATAAAATGATAAAGATAGGGAACAGAATCGAGCCAGGCGTCATATTCAAGTTTTGAATCAAAGAAAAATTTCTGGGGTATGATAAGGCCGAGTCCATAGAGAATGACAAGGGCAATAAGAATATAAATTGTTGTGCGGGGTTTTTTAAACCACCTGTAAAAGCCTTTTAATTTTTCATTAATATTTACCGACATAATCAAAATAGTTTAAAAATTCATAACTGTCATTCCGGGCACGCCCGAACAAAGTGACAAGTACTCTTGGGGTAAAGCGAGGAATCTTGTCTTTTGAACTTCTAAAGATTTCTCCTCCTCCGTCGTCGAAATGACAGGCTTAATCAATTTCACCGGAGATCTCACAGGACCTCTTCCTTCTCCCATCAATCCACAACAGGACCACCCCGACAAGGAGAAACAAAAAAGCAACAGCAAGAACAGGCAGACCAAAATCTCTCACAATACTCACCTCAATCCAGTACCTTACTTCAGGAAAAGCCATTCGAATATTATCGAAGCGAATCTTTTCGTCAGTCCTGATCAGGCCGTTATAGACAATGTCCTTATTTCTGGCAATACGGAGATTAAAAACGGGCTTTTTTAATTCTGCCGATTTGGAAGCAGCCTTTCCATCGACATCAACAAAATCGGGGAAGCATTGCAGATAAAGCACATAGCCGAGGAAATAGAACTCAAAACTATCTTCCTTGCCGGGAGGGTAGAGTTTTTTATAAAGATAATTGGATTCCACTTCCTTTTCTTCATTATCGAGGAGAACATACCTGGGCGCATAACCGAAATCGCTAATGGATACAAAGGACCAGTCAGTGAAAAAAGGCATTTTGGAACTGAAGGTCTTATATACAAGGCCCTTCGAGGTTCGGCTCTGGTAAATAATATCAGCAGTCACCTTATCAAGTTTATTAACTGTAGACGCCGGATAGGGAGTAATTTTCTTTATCGTTACACCCATATGAGCAAATTTAGCCTTTTTTCCCAGGTAAACCGTTTGAGGAAGATAATCCTTTTTGAAACCATTAAAGGTCTGGCCCTGCATTCGAACAAACTTTCCTTCAAAACGGCTATAATTACTTACCCATAAGGATGTACAAAGGAGAATAATGGCAAACTGAAAGAATAAACCACCTAACCTGATAATGCCCCGGCTGTGTCGAATAAGAATTACACTTTGGATGAAGGCGTACAGAAAAAAAAAGAGGCTTAAAATCAGGGCGGCAGTCGAATGAAATATTTCCCTGTAGCCGGCCGGTTCAAAACGGAAGATGGCTGCTTTTTCTGCAATTATAAAAAAAACCAGCGTGAGTATGAGGAAATAAAGGGCTTCTTTTCCTGTAAAATTTGATAAAGAATTCTTCATCATCATTATAATACGGATTGCCGGTTAAGTTGCGGCACCTCTTCGCCGGGCGAATACAGGTCTGCATCATAAATGACCCACATAATGCCACGATCATAAAAAGGTTCCTTTTTAAGTATGTAACGGACCTTAGCATGGGAGGCTTTTATGGAGGACAGGGGTTTTCTGCTTTCCGCCTCCTGCAAATTAACTGCCCACACTTCTTCCGTTTCGACGGCGGCAAGATCGGCTCTTAAGAATTCAATGTTCTTAACCTCATGACGGTCACGGTCAAAGACCATAACAAGGCCGTCTCTTTTTAGCATATTAATATCCTTAAAAAGTCGCCTTTTTAAAAGCGGCGCTGCAGGTATCTCTTCAAGCCCGGCAACGAGCCCGGCTGTATTATAAAAACTGGCACTGTTAATATTATACTGTTTGACGGCGCCTTCAATCTCCTCAATGTCACCTTTTATACCAAGACCGACATTAAACTTTAAGGCACTCGTCGCCGTCGGCCTGTTGACGGCAGCAGAAAGGACGAGGGCAACAAGAAAGGCACTCACAATTAGATAGGTTTTTTTCATCATCCCTTAATTAGTGTCTATCCGGAAACTATAATAAATTAAACTTTGTTTTCAATTCGGAAAGGAGGAATTTTTTGCAAGGTCAAGGAAATCAAGGATTTGCGCGGAAATGTACTACTGTACATGGCACAAGCAAAACCGAAGATTGACGCAGAGATTGCGAAAAAGCACCCTTTCCGGATGAAAACTAATTAAGCTTTAGATTCAAGGACATAGCATATAAGACGATAATAGCGGCAAAATTTATAATAAAGCAAGCCATTTTGCCTCAGTATTTCTAAAAATAAAAAAGGGGATTTCTCAATCCCCTTTCATTAAGTACAATTTTTACCGGCAGGACGCCAGGCAGAACTAATACTTGACCGGCCTTGCATAGTTGATGGTGGCAGCATTACCCGTCTTGGAACCGTTGCTGTGCTGCCCGCATGCAGTCCAGGAGGAAGATGCAGGGAGATAACAACCCGTATCACCTGTCTTTGGACCATTCCAGGCTGTATCGTCGGTTCCAGGCTGCCATGCATTCCATGCTCCGGGCATAAAACGGTACTTGGTAAATGAACCCGTACCACCATTGGGTGTATACTGCCCGTTATCACCGTCAGTAGCTGACCCACGGCCATGAATACGTCCGAAACCGTCGCCGGAATGACAAAGCAGGCAGGCAGGACCAAGGTAAGCGCCCTGGCTCACCTTTCCGCCAAAGTCACTTACATCAAACCAGCCACCACCATCGTCACTATGGTCTGTCCGGCTTACTGTCGCATCGTTTATTCCATTACCGGAGTATACGGCAGGGCTATGACACTTCCAGCAAACCATGGATTCACCGATATCAGTCGAGGCGGTGACATCATTTTTAGGAATAATGCCTTCCATTGCATAGTCTGTTGTGTAATCATTGGGGGTACCATTTTGGAGCATATACCAGGCATTGGTTGCACCATGAGCGTTAGACTCGGAAAGGTGACAGTCAGAGCAGTGCAGCGTCGCCGTCTCTTTGGCCACGTTGGCTACGGCACCGTTTCTATAGGAGTGGTTAGTCCATGCCAGCGTATCCCACTGGCCTGCGTTTGTATCGCTGTGTTTCGCACTGTATCTGGCGCCAAGAACGGCATGCTGAGAAGGATTACCGTTATAACCGGCACCTGATCCACCGGATCCGGCAAAGAACTGACTCTTTACATCGACAACCCTCGTTCTCGTTCCCATAAGGTCATTTCCATTTGTAACGGCGTCATTTGTATTAAAGGGCGTCAGATTCCTTGTTACGGAACCACCCGTATCAAGTCCGTCATTTGTGGAATTAACGGTAATGTCTGAAGCACCGTCTACATCGTGACAACCCATACAGAAGTTGTCCATCGCCGTCCGCATGGATTCATTAACGGCATTCTTGTTGAATTCGTAAGGCGCGGCAGCAATATTATCGACATTTCTGAGACTGACCATGCGGTCAGTCGACGTCGAGCCGTCATTATGATAGGTTGAACTTTTCCAGCCTGTACCGGCATTGATGGCAGTTACATCACCTTCAGCATGGCATACGGCACAGTCATAATTGGTGACTATCTCCGTTGCCGTTCCGTCACTTACGTGTCGACTCAGCTTGACAAAGTCTCCACCGGCGCCGACAATCTGTCTCGGGTTATAAACACCGGTTTGAGCCTGTCCGTGGCAGGTCTTGCAATCTCCGCCAAGGGGCGCCCATCCCGCTTTATGATCGTGGCAGCCAGTACAGTCCAGCCCGTTATTATGGGCCGGCATCGAATGATCCAACCTGTGGAAAGCGGTCCGGCTGTGGCAAACCTCGCAAACATTGGTATTGCCCGTATCGTCACCAAAACTGTTAGTGCCCGTATACTTGCTGAATATAACCGTTGATGCATTGACGAATGGATTAGGAATTCCGAGCGCATTGCTGCCACCGGTAAATATTTTATTATGGATCATTCCGATATTGTTGTCACCATGAGGGTCATGGCAATCGATACATTTCGGTATAAATCGCCAGGTCGTTACGTTATTGTAACCGGCATTCTGTATATTTGTGCGTGAGTGGTTCTGAATTCCCGTAATGGTAGCAAAGGCCCCCTGCAACTGGGCGCCGCTTCCATGACAGCCAAGGCAGAAGGTATCGGGATCTCCTGACCACAACGTCCTGAAGGCATTTGAGCCATCATTATGGTTAACCGTCGAATCATGGCAGTTTGTGCAAACCTTGTTCGCCGCCGGATTACCCGTATAATCATAGCTTCCTCCCGTCTTGCCGTGACCGCGGCCCGAAAATTCCGTCGTGTCAATTTTTGCAACAACTTTGGTTGCCGATGTGAGGTTGGTATAAGAAAAATCATCCACATCTCCCGTAGTAAGGTGGCAGGTATCGCAGGTCTGCGTAGCCACTGTACTGTACCAGTCGAACTTGGCTTCCGGTGCTCCACCATTATGACATGAGGCACAGACCGAGGTCGTACTCAGCGTACTCGTATCTTTAAAGGTTACGCTGGCATTGACATGGGTTGTATCAAGGTTCGATGCATGGCAGAAAAAGCAGTTAATGTTATTTGGTAATGTCAGGTGCTTTGCATGAGAACCCTGTGTCATATTTGTTTGTAATTCTTTGTGGCATGAACCACAGTAGACGGTGGCGCTATTTCCCCATGTGGGTGCAGCTACTGCACCCGTTGCCCCTGTCGCCATATTCGCACCGTGACAGTAGGCGGTGCAGGTGCCAGGCACAGGATTATTTGACTGGGCAAAACTTGCGCCTTTACTGTAACTTCCACCATTTTTTAATGCAGATGTAAACTGGATAAAGGTATTTCTGTGAGCGAGATTCGTTTCTCCCGTCGTCGTATTACCATGACATTCTACACAGAGAACACCCACTTTTTTAACATGTGTCGAATGAGAACCAAGCACAGCTCCTTCGGGGACATTTCTCGCCGAACCATCTTTTGGCGGATAATCATGGCAATCTGAGCAGAGAGTAACCTTATAAGGACTCAGAGGAGCGGCAGCAACTGTAATAGGACCATTGCTGTTCCATGTTCCCGAAGCTCCCACATCCGGCGAGGCAAGACCAATAGCCGTTACACTCGACCGGATCGTCTTCGCCTCAGCGCTACCGGCAAGATCATAGGTTATCCAGATGTATTTTGACCCGCCCGCATTAGTTACCGTCCTGCCACCTGCTGCGCTCGTATCAACGACAGTAGAAGCAGCAGTCCAGGCAGCTACCGTTGCCGTTCCATCGACACCGTTACCAAAGTCCGTATCACTATCGAAGTGGACTTTAAGATTAGTAAAATCGCCGGCGCCAGCCGTTCCAAGATCATCAACGGTAACAGAGATAATTTCACAACTGCCATCCTGTACATTATCGCAACTCACTGTAAGGTACTGCATCTGTACCTTGACTTCCGTCGCAGCTGCACTGACGGCTACTGGTGTATTTGCATTTACCGTCAAGGTATCTTTAGGAGTCGATGCAATCGTCATTGAGTTAGCGTTCCATGTTCCTATGGCGCCGCCATCAGGTGCTGCAACACTGACAGCAGTTATCTGTGAACGAATGGTTTTTCCGGCAGAGCCTCCGGCAAGATCATAGGTTATCCAGATGTATTTTGACCCGCCCGCATTGGTCACCGTTCTGCCCGCTACAGCACTTGTATCCACGGCAGTGGAAGTTCCATTCCAGGCAGCAACCGTTGCTGTACCGTCCACACCGTTACCGAAATTATTATCACTATCGAAGTGGACTTTTAGATTGGTAAAATCACCTGCCCCCGCCGTACCCGTATCATCAACGGTAACAGAAATAATTTCACAGCTTCCATCCTGAACATTGTCACAGCTTACGGTGAGATATTGCATTTCAAGATCTGTATCTCCTTCCGTTGCAACGGTAGCAACAGTCGTGTTGGCATTTACCGATAAAGTATCAGTCGGTGTCGATGAAATCGTTATGGGACCATTGCTGTTCCATGTTCCCGAAGGACCACTGTCAGGTGCGGCAACGCCAATAGCTGTTATACTGGACTGCACTTTTTTACCTGCTGAGCCTCCGGCGACATCATAAGTAATCCAGATATACTTTGCCCCCCCTGCGTTGGTCACAGTTCTACCCGCTG
The window above is part of the Deltaproteobacteria bacterium genome. Proteins encoded here:
- a CDS encoding ankyrin repeat domain-containing protein, with protein sequence MKKINYGIGGVIALLLCLIAALAAASETNLDLLDASLKGELKKVKKLLKEGGSTEASDNFGNTVLMKAVSGGRYKVVKFLLKKKANAEAKNRYGDTPLIEASRQGHVKIVKLLLKYGSDINSKNSVGISPLIAASGAGQAKAAALLIDKGAGVDNSDENKYTALWYAVRKGHAKTVNVLLNKGADRGIRGSLDDSLLILAAMWGHRDIAIILIDKGLQADDSNSHGNTALSISAHRGHGNTVKALINSGADIDHQNQSGETPLVMAARKGQSKVVDILLKKGANVHIVDSDGYTPLMLASENGNEEMVKALIEGGSRINDVNKAGDTALMLAAAEGMTKIVKILLQSGANAHVANRKGEKALHMAKKRGFKEIIELLEK
- the ccsA gene encoding cytochrome c biogenesis protein CcsA; this encodes MDTLETILIWGSVYCYTGATILLLTAFVFKKEKLLAWAGWFIIPAFIAHTGEFVLRWLRTGYFPGSGDFENVLVQSWFIMAFTVFLYFKRKGPIKGLALVSVPVVLVFLGYGLMRNPVQLPLAVSLKSSWLVIHVLFAQLAFGAFAIACGLGIVYLLKESKEKKGIKSAFYERFPALPVIEEMMFKFVIYGFIPMAIQIAAGSIWAKELWGKYWNWDPVEIWSLTTWLIYGVAIHLRVTLGWKGRKLAWLLILAMVAVFITFWGVDLMVEKSHQTFGVDSGTDFKKMMGK
- a CDS encoding cytochrome c biogenesis protein ResB yields the protein MSVNINEKLKGFYRWFKKPRTTIYILIALVILYGLGLIIPQKFFFDSKLEYDAWLDSVPYLYHFIDYIGFTDIYLSPLTLFALALFFINLLAVTIDRIPILIKRAYIGKDAFPHFNTEDPGRSAGGRHLAIKNKKGLQRGGPFDEYFKKKGWFTLFSDDERRMIAVKNRFAVFGFLLFHLSFLLILAGALLFFYSRFSGYVVLTEGEAFTGNLRQFKKIVRKPSLEPDFSGLNFLLEKVSMSYEGNRRADLDMTLNLSPANGNEKAIIGINRPLKKGVFTILSNNAGVSPLFILYDKEKETELDGAWVSLNVLEGREDRFFLEKTPTLVYEVWFFPDYVVEEGMETSKSHEINNPAFHIIVRKDIVRLAEKTIQPGQSISFDKYRLVFADLRLWGEFMIIRERGPLPLIAGFILAITGLIMRLIFYRKEIKLAFEGDSLRILGKSDLHSYSFEEELDKIEEELVALLKS